Proteins encoded in a region of the Phocoena phocoena chromosome X, mPhoPho1.1, whole genome shotgun sequence genome:
- the TSPAN6 gene encoding tetraspanin-6 isoform X1, producing the protein MASPSRRLQTKPVITCFKSVLLIYTFIFWITGVILLAVGIWGKVSLENYFSLLNEKATNVPFVLIGTGTVIILLGTFGCFATCRASAWMLKLYAMFLTLIFLVELVAAIVGFVFRHEIKNSFKNNYGKALKQYNATGDYRSDAVDKIQTTLHCCGVTGYRDWKDTNYYSEKGFPKSCCKLEGCSPQRDADKVNNEGCFIKVMTVIESEMGVVAGISFGVACFQLIGIFLAYCLSRAITNNQYEIV; encoded by the exons ATGGCGTCCCCGTCTCGGAGGCTGCAGACCAAACCGGTCATCACTTGTTTCAAGAGCGTCCTCTTGATCTACACATTCATCTTCTGG ATCACTGGTGTTATCCTTCTTGCTGTTGGCATTTGGGGCAAGGTGAGCCTAgagaattatttttcccttttaaatgaaAAGGCCACCAATGTCCCCTTCGTGCTCATTGGCACTGGCACTGTCATTATTCTTTTGGGCACCTTCGGCTGTTTTGCTACCTGCCGAGCTTCTGCATGGATGCTAAAACTG TATGCAATGTTTCTGACTCTCATTTTTTTGGTTGAACTGGTCGCTGCCATCGTAGGATTTGTTTTCAGACATGAG ATTAAGAACAGTTTTAAGAATAATTATGGGAAAGCTTTAAAGCAATATAACGCTACGGGAGATTACAGAAGCGATGCAGTAGACAAGATTCAAACTACG ttGCATTGTTGTGGTGTCACCGGCTATAGAGATTGGAAGGATACTAATTATTACTCAGAAAAAGGATTTCCCAAGAGCTGCTGTAAACTTGAAGGTTGTTCTCCTCAGAGAGATGCAGATAAAGTAAACAATGAA gGTTGTTTTATAAAGGTGATGACCGTTATAGAGTCAGAAATGGGAGTTGTTGCGGGAATTTCTTTTGGAGTTGCTTGCTTCCAG CTGATTGGAATCTTTCTAGCCTACTGCCTCTCTCGTGCCATAACAAATAACCAGTATGAGATAGTGTAA
- the TSPAN6 gene encoding tetraspanin-6 isoform X2, with protein sequence MASPSRRLQTKPVITCFKSVLLIYTFIFWITGVILLATCRASAWMLKLYAMFLTLIFLVELVAAIVGFVFRHEIKNSFKNNYGKALKQYNATGDYRSDAVDKIQTTLHCCGVTGYRDWKDTNYYSEKGFPKSCCKLEGCSPQRDADKVNNEGCFIKVMTVIESEMGVVAGISFGVACFQLIGIFLAYCLSRAITNNQYEIV encoded by the exons ATGGCGTCCCCGTCTCGGAGGCTGCAGACCAAACCGGTCATCACTTGTTTCAAGAGCGTCCTCTTGATCTACACATTCATCTTCTGG ATCACTGGTGTTATCCTTC TTGCTACCTGCCGAGCTTCTGCATGGATGCTAAAACTG TATGCAATGTTTCTGACTCTCATTTTTTTGGTTGAACTGGTCGCTGCCATCGTAGGATTTGTTTTCAGACATGAG ATTAAGAACAGTTTTAAGAATAATTATGGGAAAGCTTTAAAGCAATATAACGCTACGGGAGATTACAGAAGCGATGCAGTAGACAAGATTCAAACTACG ttGCATTGTTGTGGTGTCACCGGCTATAGAGATTGGAAGGATACTAATTATTACTCAGAAAAAGGATTTCCCAAGAGCTGCTGTAAACTTGAAGGTTGTTCTCCTCAGAGAGATGCAGATAAAGTAAACAATGAA gGTTGTTTTATAAAGGTGATGACCGTTATAGAGTCAGAAATGGGAGTTGTTGCGGGAATTTCTTTTGGAGTTGCTTGCTTCCAG CTGATTGGAATCTTTCTAGCCTACTGCCTCTCTCGTGCCATAACAAATAACCAGTATGAGATAGTGTAA